Within Vicia villosa cultivar HV-30 ecotype Madison, WI linkage group LG1, Vvil1.0, whole genome shotgun sequence, the genomic segment cttgtgaattttgaacaaccatcatacaacggtttctctgcatcgcttaccaacctctcaaacattttgggacaatcctcaagatcttcttcaagcgcttctgcaatctcttcgactcgatcgcaatcgtatgtgtctgtgcaatcgtcatttgaagcatacttcctattacaactcgactcagcattcccgttacttttctcaccatgcaaactccaaactgtataacttctatcaattccaaaccgtagtaaatgggatgccaacttattcccgtcaaccttacccccataacagcaacccaagcaaggacacggcattcgaagcgggtcttcggagtgtgcaaccgcaaactcaacgaattcccatacccctttctcgtactctttcgataatcggtttgaattcatccatgtcttatccatgtcttaattaagctaaacaaatgcttcttggtttctctatcaggtactaaggaattctgtcaagataataaatagctatcatcattatgtcttgatcaaaATACCTAgtgagatcctataaagtgtgaataatagaatgttatgcaactatagtacaaaaatatactatagataggaagttacagttgtctcgattgtttgagtctctaaaagaatacagtaccttatttcagcgtacccccgatttcttaaagaagacattaccttatttcaaggtaatataagtccacaaaccaaaaaactgattgagagacactaaattgaaattaaatagaaccataaacaataaactataagcagaaaacaacaaactataagcaagaagaaagggctagtaacctgagttggacttgatgtgggagacgggtaggtttaaatcggcgttgtacaagtagaaaccagaggcttcaaagtaactgtaaaattaaacacacacacgatgctgttaaatacaccactactaacacaatataaaaaaaaacccaATCTAGATTGAACATATTAAAATTAGTTTCTATACAGCAAATGTTattcataataccagtaatttgagaaagaaatttaccttggatgttaccgaactcaagaaaacaccaaacgtcgaactaggccgggaaacgatcaaactttcactctacacaagttacccctatagcaaattcacaaagttagtaaccgcTAAGACAAAATTGATTGAAAGATTCTAAAAGAACCTACATCCTAATAGACACATGAAATTCAGTCCTTCAAATTCTAATTTAAACATATAGAAAAGAAAACGTAATTCTCATATCTATATATTAAAGATGCTTGCTTGAAAATCACACACACTAAATACAGTGAAAATATTAGTAACTGAGACTAAATTTGTGGCGCAGGACACAACAAAACACATACTGTCATCGCCACAGCAGCGCCATTAAAAAAACTATCTTATTTAACTTGGTTAATGTCCTAAGCTAACAATGAAGAATACGAAGACGACGGAGAAGATGAAATAATGGTCATTGAGTCATTGCAATTTAGCTTTGATACGATACAAGTTGCTACAAAtcacttttcaaattcaaataaaattgggCTACTAATTCTCAGTATTATAATGCTGATATAATATATCATTTTCAACACAGGACATTGGTGGAATCATGACAAGACCAAAAATGGGTAACAAAACTGTTCTGTTTCTTTCTACTAATAATAAGTTCTTCAGAGGCTAATTAGTATCAGTTTTCATTCGATTCTCTAATTAGAAAAAGCACTGAAAGCAATGAAATCCTCTATTCGATTCTACTCACAGCACACATGAATTTTATGGCTTCTGCAAATTACTAATAATAGGATTCAATAATACAGAAAACCCATTCATTAAAACCTAACACAAAACCCTAAAACTACTACAGACCCTAAAACTACAATAGTGAATTTCGCTAACCTTCACAAAGTGAAACAACTCAGCAAGAACGGCGGCGGCGGCGAGAAGATGTTGAGTGGTGGTCGGTGTTGTGGAGGTTGGCGGCGGCGACAGACGTTGAGTGGTGGTCGGTTGTAGCTTTTGTTAAGGATGAACGATGAAGAAGAGAACAGTGAGGGCAGTGAAGAACAGTGAGAACGATGAAATAATGAAAGACAAAACGCgtctgttttaatttgttttaaaaaatttaattttaaaatgacctacgtcagcgcttttcaaaagcgctttcataggtaaccctataccagcgctttttcgctaaaagcgctttcgtaccctagacctataccagcgctttttgaagcgctttcatatctacccctatatcagcgcttttacaaagcgctttcgtaaggtggcctataccagcgcttttttaatgtttttttagcgtgttttttaattttgtttttagtgaagCCTATGCCAGAgctttttccaaaagcgctttcgtaggggtgctgctaaaagacaaatttggcatagtgcttTCTACTTCTAGTAGATATCTGATTTCAAATTGAAAGTGATTTGGTAATGGAATTTCGCAGAAATTATACGACACCATTGCTCCACTCTAAAATCAAATTTGGATATAATTAACTGATGTGAAATCCTAAATAGGTGGCGCTGATCTTCAATAAATTAGTGTATGGAATATACAAGATTAACATTCCAACATCCAAATTAATTCAAAATCCAAgacaaatattgaaaaaaaataaaaattagaaagtGTACTTTACATTTTGTTTGACcttatttttataatttgagttaTGTAAAGTAGACTTGAAttgatttacttaattttaaaaaaaaattgaccgATACAGAACAAAGGGGTGCAGTTACCATGCATggataaaaatctatgcatcatgtatagattattatggacccttggattaaattctagacatcaattgttattactcaatacccaatactcaccactcaatattcaatactggattaaaaacatgatccaatgattTATGTaagcttatgcatggtgcattaataaatccttatgcatattagccaaagccagaACAAAGTGAAGGTTTATAATAtaaattcttataaaaaaaaaatgcttaataacttagtatcattaaaaaaaaatagagacaCTAACACATCGACTTTCGTCTCTAGAGacactaagggtgtgtttggaacCAGAGAGagaagtatcaaagagagaagttgCAAAGAAAGAGCCAACTTCTCTTGCTTGGTAATGAGAAGAAATgttgaagagagaaagaaaataagTGGGTCCCACCACATTTTGCTTTCTTCTCATTatagagaagaaagagaagagaaaggtctaattttttttgtttccaATCAATACCCTTATTTTATacgttttgtttctttttctaatgatacttcaataaaatcaattaaataacgACTTTGGTTTATTGTGGTTTACAATTGGCCAAAGTTAAATCtgttgtgttttttttgtttatttgttagCCTATTTGCATATagtataaaaacaaataaatttactaaattaaattattttgataactaaaataataaaacaattaaataaattaaaattactcaataattgttattttaattaaaatatagatttaaatagtgataaaaatttaatgaaaaaaaattgtagcattaattttttttaatttaagggTATTTTTGTCCTTCCAAAAATAATTacacttctttctcttctatttctctcatACTTCTCTCATAACAAACAATACATTAATCTATCCTATTTCTCACTCATTTCTCACCCATTTCTTTCTTCTAACACTCTTTCTcacatctttctctcttctcattTTCATCtcacaaccaaacacaccctaaaaaaaatacaataaaacgtTTTTTATTACATCTTATTGAAAATATGACATTATTAGCCTATGATAAATGAATAGAAATGGTAGTCTTCTATTCATAAAGTGTAATTAATTTTTTCCCACAAATTTGAATCTAAATAGTAAATACAaagacaaaaaaagaaaaagaaaaggacgcAGTTTGTTCACGTGATACTTGCCTCGAAAACATCTCATAATGTCAGTAAACAGTAACGCACCCACCTTTAATtaacatttcaattttcaaaaagCAACATAAACCATCAACGACAAACCTCGCCGCTTATCTTTACCAAACGCAAATAACACGTGTTCAATGTACCAACAAATATGTCATATTAAAACTTCACAAGTGCAATATAGGTCAGAGTAGGTACCACCCATTTATTCCTCGTGCGTGCCTCTATTTCATCTCAAAACAATCTCTTATATAAAAACAACCTAACATAACATCACATAACCCTCATTCTTCAAATTCAAACCTCAAATCACAATTCATTCTCTTTTTCAATGTCGACTTCTTCGGAGAAATCCACGTTTTCTCAAACATGCAACCTCCTCAGCCGATACATCAAACACAATGGTAATTCATGTAACGTAACAAATGTTGTGACACCCAAGAATCTCACAACCAAGGATTTCTTAACTCCAATGTAAGTTTTTGCGCTTCTTGTATACTAATGACTCTAATCTTGGTcttatttataagagaaaatttacTTTTTACATTTTCGTCAGTAATGAGTATTATTTCTGCaattatttcataattatttaCATGCAATGTTTTTTACAGGTCTAAGGTTAAGGAACCAAAATCTGCGCAATTGACAATGTTTTATAATGGACAAGTTattgttttggatgattttccGGCTGAGAAAGTGGAAGAGATAAAGTCGATTGCTCAGACACAGTCTTTGGTTACTCCGAATTCTCAACTACCTTGTGGAACAATTGTTGTTGATATGCCAATTGCTAGAAAAGCTTCACTTCTTAGATtcatggagaagagaaaaaacagAGTTGCAGCGAAATCACCGTACTATAAAACTATCAAAACAGTTTCTGATCCAGTGAAGGAATCTGAATCTGTTCCTTGGCTTGTGTTAGGCGCTAAATCAACGTGAATTT encodes:
- the LOC131601847 gene encoding protein TIFY 10a-like, producing the protein MSTSSEKSTFSQTCNLLSRYIKHNGNSCNVTNVVTPKNLTTKDFLTPMSKVKEPKSAQLTMFYNGQVIVLDDFPAEKVEEIKSIAQTQSLVTPNSQLPCGTIVVDMPIARKASLLRFMEKRKNRVAAKSPYYKTIKTVSDPVKESESVPWLVLGAKST